Proteins encoded in a region of the Desulfovibrio sp. X2 genome:
- a CDS encoding CpaF family protein: MDLAARLTRASAPARTAAQQPRRPAAPAAPAPAAATVAAPAPAKQAREQSDGYYELKTRIHDRLLDLLDLSMLDKVPEVEVRAEIARLGERILREDFAQSPLNSSERLALIAEIQDEVLGLGPLEPFLKDDTVNDILVNSYLHIYVERHGKLECTGARFKDEGHLRRIIDRIVSRVGRRIDESSPMVDARLMDGSRVNAIIPPLAIDGASVSIRKFSRDPLELDDLVRFGAVIPLIGDVLKGIVRARLNILISGGTGSGKTTLLNVLSRFIPSDERIVTIEDAAELQLKQDHVVRLETRPQNIEGRGEVTQRDLVKNCLRMRPDRIIIGEVRGAEALDMLQAMNTGHDGSLTTIHANTPRDALMRLETMVSMAGMNLPATAMRRFISSAIDVIIQGQRLADGSRKVVSFQEVTGMEGEMITMQEIFRFEQTGIDGKGKVEGYFRTMGVRPRFAERLEAMGVKLAENIFAPSEWRP; this comes from the coding sequence ATGGATCTCGCAGCCAGACTGACCCGCGCTTCCGCCCCGGCCCGCACTGCCGCGCAGCAGCCCCGGCGCCCGGCCGCCCCCGCGGCCCCGGCTCCCGCCGCCGCGACGGTTGCCGCGCCCGCTCCGGCCAAGCAGGCCCGCGAGCAGAGCGACGGCTACTACGAGCTCAAGACGCGCATCCACGACCGCCTGCTCGACCTCCTCGACCTCTCCATGCTGGACAAGGTTCCCGAGGTCGAGGTCAGGGCGGAGATCGCGCGCCTCGGCGAGCGCATCCTGCGCGAGGATTTCGCCCAGTCCCCACTCAACTCCTCCGAGCGCCTGGCGCTCATCGCCGAGATCCAGGACGAGGTGCTCGGCCTCGGGCCGCTCGAGCCGTTCCTCAAGGACGACACGGTCAACGACATCCTGGTCAATTCCTACCTGCACATCTACGTGGAACGGCACGGCAAGCTCGAGTGCACGGGCGCGCGCTTCAAGGACGAGGGGCACCTGCGCCGGATCATCGACCGCATCGTCTCGCGCGTGGGCCGTCGCATCGACGAATCCTCCCCCATGGTCGACGCCCGTCTCATGGACGGCAGCCGCGTCAACGCCATCATCCCGCCCCTGGCCATCGACGGCGCCTCGGTTTCCATCCGCAAGTTCTCCCGCGACCCCCTGGAACTCGATGACCTGGTCCGCTTCGGCGCCGTCATCCCGCTGATCGGCGATGTGCTCAAGGGCATCGTGCGCGCCCGCCTGAACATCCTCATCAGCGGCGGCACCGGCTCGGGCAAGACTACGCTGCTGAACGTGCTTTCGCGCTTCATCCCCTCGGACGAGCGCATCGTGACCATCGAGGACGCGGCCGAGCTGCAGCTCAAGCAGGACCACGTGGTGCGCCTGGAGACCAGGCCGCAGAACATCGAGGGCAGGGGAGAGGTGACGCAGCGCGACCTGGTCAAGAACTGCCTGCGCATGCGTCCGGACCGCATCATCATCGGCGAGGTGCGCGGCGCCGAGGCCCTGGACATGCTCCAGGCCATGAACACCGGCCACGACGGCTCCCTGACCACCATCCACGCCAACACCCCGCGCGATGCGCTCATGCGCCTGGAGACCATGGTCTCCATGGCCGGCATGAACCTCCCGGCCACGGCCATGCGGCGTTTCATCAGCTCGGCCATCGACGTGATCATCCAGGGCCAGCGCCTGGCGGACGGCAGCCGCAAGGTCGTCAGTTTCCAGGAGGTCACGGGCATGGAGGGCGAGATGATCACCATGCAGGAGATCTTCCGTTTCGAGCAGACCGGCATCGACGGGAAGGGCAAGGTCGAGGGCTACTTCCGCACCATGGGCGTCCGCCCCCGTTTCGCCGAGCGGCTGGAGGCCATGGGCGTCAAGCTCGCCGAGAACATTTTCGCGCCGTCCGAGTGGCGGCCGTAG
- a CDS encoding type II secretion system F family protein, with protein sequence MTTTVLPFVALLFLVLSVFMAMLVLARFLPGNRETVRVRERLERAAGRMVLVTEESAPRVRLRLKSWFVEQVGRIGEKIAPKDRETLTAQRVRFLQAGLRSAHAPLVFWGSRFVLVLVFVGLAFVMRFAVPLPAVKKLFALLAAGGGCLGYYLPELWLRSRTNNRKRTLLNELPDALDLLVVCVEAGMGLDQAIERVSHEVSVSAPEICRELQHLTLELRAGKKRHDALRNLSMRVGLDDVDSLVTLLIQADSFGTSVATTLRVYSETLRNKRFQRAEETAAKLPVKLLFPLVLFILPALFVVIIGPAALQLMDVFARINH encoded by the coding sequence ATGACGACCACCGTTCTGCCTTTCGTCGCGCTCCTCTTCCTCGTGCTTTCCGTCTTCATGGCCATGCTCGTCCTGGCCAGGTTCCTGCCGGGCAACCGGGAGACCGTTCGTGTGCGCGAGCGCCTGGAGCGCGCCGCCGGGCGCATGGTCCTGGTCACCGAGGAATCCGCTCCCAGGGTGCGGCTGCGTCTGAAGAGCTGGTTCGTGGAGCAGGTGGGCAGGATCGGCGAGAAGATCGCCCCCAAGGATCGGGAAACCCTGACCGCGCAGCGCGTCCGTTTCCTGCAGGCGGGACTGCGCAGCGCGCACGCGCCCCTGGTCTTCTGGGGCTCGCGCTTCGTGCTGGTCCTCGTCTTCGTCGGCCTGGCCTTCGTCATGCGCTTCGCCGTGCCGCTGCCCGCCGTCAAGAAGCTCTTCGCCCTGCTGGCCGCGGGCGGCGGGTGCCTCGGCTACTATCTGCCCGAGCTGTGGCTGCGTTCGCGCACCAACAACCGCAAGCGGACCCTGCTGAACGAGCTGCCCGACGCCCTGGATCTCCTCGTGGTCTGCGTGGAAGCGGGCATGGGGCTCGACCAGGCCATCGAGCGGGTGTCGCACGAGGTCAGCGTGAGCGCCCCGGAGATCTGCCGCGAACTCCAGCATCTGACCCTCGAGCTGCGCGCGGGCAAGAAGCGGCACGACGCCCTGCGCAACCTTTCCATGCGCGTGGGCCTCGACGACGTGGACTCCCTGGTGACGCTCCTCATCCAGGCCGACTCCTTCGGCACGTCCGTGGCCACCACGCTGCGCGTCTATTCCGAAACCCTGCGCAACAAGCGCTTCCAGAGGGCCGAGGAGACCGCGGCCAAGCTGCCGGTCAAGCTTCTCTTCCCCCTGGTCCTGTTCATCCTGCCCGCGCTGTTCGTGGTCATCATCGGCCCGGCCGCGCTGCAGCTCATGGACGTTTTCGCCCGCATCAACCACTAG
- a CDS encoding type II and III secretion system protein family protein gives MSTGRIILIALILVFLAGTEAHAVPADATGITPTRVDLTTGHSLVLNVPENVSRVALASPDIADVMLLSPRQIYLNAKKTGSTSLTVWVASGRVSAVYDLIVTPDVTPLKEMLHKILPEERGIHVMVAGDSVTLSGTASSAASLSSAVTLAEAYAPKKVVNLMRVGGVQQVMLEVRVAEMSRTLARRLGINLAYAFEGQLLHGQVFHTFLNQLTAFDKEGKFILSNDVDMAFTFKQGGAYWSAFIDALKENGVVKVLAEPNLVCLSGEKADFLAGGEIPIPIPQGLGTVAVQFKSFGVGLSFRPTVLGGKRISLEVNPEVSELDFSNAISISGVTIPAITTRRASTVVELDSGQSFAIAGLIKDSMREDVQRFPVLGDVPILGSLFRDSAFQKNESELVIIVTPHLVKPLDMAAQTLPTDGFKEPNDVEFYLFGDTQGGRFDLGLNSAPAVKGSGPESGFDGEFGHTLPQ, from the coding sequence ATGTCCACCGGACGCATCATCCTCATAGCCCTGATTCTTGTTTTCCTGGCCGGCACCGAGGCCCACGCCGTTCCGGCCGACGCCACCGGCATCACGCCGACACGGGTGGACCTCACCACCGGGCATTCCCTGGTCCTGAACGTGCCCGAGAACGTCTCGCGCGTGGCCCTGGCCTCGCCGGACATCGCCGACGTGATGCTGCTCTCGCCGCGCCAGATCTACCTGAACGCCAAGAAGACCGGCTCCACCAGCCTGACCGTGTGGGTCGCGAGCGGCCGCGTGTCCGCGGTCTACGACCTGATCGTGACCCCGGACGTGACGCCGCTCAAAGAGATGCTGCACAAGATCCTGCCCGAGGAGCGCGGCATCCACGTCATGGTGGCGGGCGACTCCGTGACCCTTTCCGGCACGGCCAGCAGCGCCGCCTCCCTTTCCTCGGCCGTGACCCTGGCCGAGGCCTACGCCCCCAAGAAGGTGGTCAATCTCATGCGGGTGGGCGGCGTGCAGCAGGTCATGCTCGAGGTCCGCGTGGCCGAGATGAGCCGCACCCTGGCCAGGCGCCTGGGCATCAACCTCGCCTACGCCTTCGAGGGACAGCTCCTGCACGGGCAGGTCTTCCACACCTTCCTCAACCAGCTCACTGCCTTCGACAAGGAAGGCAAGTTCATCCTCTCCAACGACGTGGACATGGCCTTCACCTTCAAGCAGGGCGGGGCCTACTGGAGCGCCTTCATCGACGCCTTGAAGGAGAACGGGGTGGTCAAGGTCCTGGCCGAGCCGAACCTCGTCTGCCTGTCCGGCGAGAAGGCCGACTTCCTGGCCGGCGGCGAGATCCCCATCCCCATCCCTCAGGGACTCGGCACCGTGGCCGTGCAGTTCAAGTCCTTCGGCGTGGGCCTCTCCTTCAGGCCCACGGTCCTCGGCGGCAAGCGCATCAGCCTCGAGGTCAACCCCGAGGTCTCCGAACTCGACTTCAGCAACGCCATCTCCATCTCGGGCGTGACCATCCCGGCCATCACCACGCGCCGCGCTTCCACGGTGGTGGAGCTGGACAGCGGACAGAGCTTCGCCATCGCCGGGCTCATCAAGGACTCCATGCGCGAGGACGTGCAGCGCTTCCCCGTGCTCGGCGACGTGCCCATCCTGGGCAGCCTGTTTCGCGATTCGGCCTTTCAGAAGAACGAGAGCGAGCTCGTGATCATCGTCACCCCGCATCTGGTCAAGCCGCTGGACATGGCCGCGCAGACCCTGCCCACGGACGGTTTCAAGGAGCCGAACGACGTGGAGTTCTACCTCTTCGGCGACACCCAGGGCGGCAGATTCGACCTGGGGCTCAACTCGGCCCCGGCCGTCAAGGGCTCCGGACCCGAGTCGGGCTTCGACGGCGAGTTCGGCCACACCCTTCCCCAGTAG
- the cpaB gene encoding Flp pilus assembly protein CpaB, giving the protein MSKGKTFLQIGVAAFMALMAGGIALYWMASVRTAEKPAVAPETSPVVVASRILSPGTKIAPGMLKTVPYLKESVPDQSFSDLKELDGRVLVAPLSQGEPVTRAKLADNAIAMGGVSALIDPGHRAVSVMGNKVMGLAGFVRPGNRVDVLVTMDNDGKKGHGAEHPHPFSKIVLENILVLATGEKLDAGEDGKAAPVDVYTLEVTPEESERLALAASKGMLNFALRSTLDDSKVLTSGADVPQTLSALSPARKVVHGRKLMQVEIITGSARKKLSF; this is encoded by the coding sequence ATGAGCAAGGGGAAGACTTTTCTGCAGATCGGCGTCGCCGCCTTCATGGCCCTCATGGCCGGCGGCATCGCGTTGTACTGGATGGCCTCTGTGAGGACGGCCGAAAAGCCTGCCGTGGCCCCCGAGACCTCGCCTGTGGTCGTGGCGTCGCGCATCCTGTCCCCGGGCACCAAGATCGCCCCGGGGATGCTCAAGACAGTGCCCTATCTGAAGGAGAGCGTCCCGGACCAGTCCTTCTCCGACCTCAAGGAGCTCGACGGCAGGGTCCTGGTCGCTCCCCTCAGCCAGGGCGAGCCCGTGACCCGCGCCAAGCTGGCCGATAACGCCATCGCCATGGGCGGCGTGAGCGCGCTCATCGATCCCGGCCACCGCGCCGTGTCCGTGATGGGCAACAAGGTCATGGGGCTCGCGGGCTTCGTCCGTCCCGGCAACCGCGTGGACGTGCTCGTGACCATGGACAACGACGGCAAGAAGGGCCATGGGGCCGAACATCCCCATCCCTTCAGCAAGATCGTGCTCGAGAACATCCTGGTGCTGGCCACGGGCGAGAAGCTCGATGCCGGCGAAGACGGCAAGGCGGCTCCCGTGGACGTCTACACCCTGGAGGTCACTCCCGAGGAGTCGGAGCGCCTGGCTCTTGCCGCTTCCAAGGGCATGCTCAACTTCGCCCTGCGCAGCACGCTGGACGATAGCAAGGTGCTGACGAGCGGCGCGGACGTGCCCCAGACCCTCTCGGCGCTCTCACCTGCGCGCAAGGTCGTGCACGGCAGGAAGCTGATGCAGGTCGAGATCATCACCGGCAGCGCGCGCAAGAAGCTGTCTTTCTAG
- a CDS encoding P-loop NTPase yields MSNAIPLTLAVRTPGLRERLAEILAANANYALLEQDAPAEGSLLVFEPGDEPGEDLARLGRALARGVVRDIFMVTLEKDPAFLVEAVRAGVREILLLPLREGEFEQALQRYTAGQRQMAGTVGDGRLSDGRGRVVAVMGVKHGMGATTLAVNLAVAMSGHGGTALLDMVRPGPEIPFFLDVEYAWSWAEAARDPARCDTAFFQGLLAEHSSGVRLLPGPNEASEQDLLTAETAEMLLDRACEVADSVVVDLPPVLDDAALAVLRKADEIVLVMNLTLPCLAAARSMLEGIRAEDEALGERVRLVGNRWLKDQEIGPADVQGLLQKPVTRLVPDDAAACMQAVNRGKPLVDVAPKSGVAKAMRHLAAELGPVPVAAPKSARKGLLPRVLGVIRRSGGQTGGQTVDRKNSAPQPV; encoded by the coding sequence GTGAGCAACGCCATTCCCCTTACCCTTGCCGTCCGCACGCCCGGCCTGCGCGAGCGTCTCGCCGAAATCCTGGCCGCGAATGCGAACTATGCGCTGCTGGAGCAGGACGCCCCGGCTGAAGGCTCCCTGCTCGTCTTCGAGCCCGGCGACGAGCCCGGCGAGGATCTCGCCCGCCTCGGACGAGCCCTCGCGCGCGGCGTGGTGCGCGACATCTTCATGGTCACGCTGGAAAAGGATCCCGCGTTCCTGGTCGAGGCCGTGCGCGCCGGTGTGCGCGAGATCCTGCTGCTCCCCCTGCGTGAGGGCGAGTTCGAGCAGGCGCTGCAGCGGTACACCGCCGGCCAGCGCCAGATGGCGGGCACGGTAGGCGACGGCCGCCTCTCCGACGGCCGCGGCCGCGTGGTGGCGGTCATGGGCGTCAAGCACGGCATGGGCGCGACCACCCTGGCCGTGAACCTCGCGGTGGCCATGTCCGGCCACGGCGGCACAGCCCTCCTGGACATGGTCAGGCCCGGCCCGGAGATCCCTTTCTTCCTGGACGTCGAGTACGCCTGGTCCTGGGCCGAGGCGGCACGCGATCCCGCTCGCTGCGACACGGCCTTCTTCCAGGGGCTTTTGGCCGAACATTCCTCCGGCGTTCGCCTGCTGCCCGGACCGAACGAGGCTTCCGAGCAGGACCTGCTGACGGCCGAGACGGCCGAGATGCTCCTGGACCGGGCCTGCGAGGTCGCCGACAGCGTGGTCGTGGACCTGCCGCCCGTGCTCGACGATGCCGCGCTCGCCGTGCTGCGCAAGGCGGACGAGATCGTTCTGGTCATGAACCTGACCCTGCCGTGTCTGGCCGCGGCGCGCAGCATGCTCGAAGGCATCCGCGCCGAGGACGAGGCCCTGGGGGAGCGGGTGAGGCTGGTCGGCAACCGCTGGCTCAAGGACCAGGAGATCGGCCCGGCCGACGTGCAGGGGCTTTTGCAAAAGCCCGTCACCCGCCTCGTGCCGGACGACGCGGCGGCCTGCATGCAGGCCGTGAACCGCGGCAAGCCCCTAGTGGACGTGGCGCCCAAGAGCGGCGTGGCCAAGGCCATGCGGCATCTGGCCGCGGAGCTCGGCCCTGTGCCCGTGGCCGCTCCCAAGTCCGCGCGCAAGGGACTTCTTCCGCGCGTGCTCGGCGTCATCCGCCGGAGTGGCGGGCAGACCGGCGGGCAGACCGTGGACCGTAAGAACAGCGCCCCGCAGCCCGTCTAG
- a CDS encoding type II secretion system F family protein, with amino-acid sequence MAWLALALGIAAVFLIVNALIGLLFPTNEARDEAKERLDRLAAQGLGPVSAGILRQSSRGNDKSLFERLAQAADISEMVRRAGLKTSGGTIVLAAAVAGLLFYILGLLLLNGLVAFLLAPVGALLPYFWLKRRVTARMKKFERQLPDALDLVGRALMAGHAFTGSLRMIADECDDPIGPEFAKTLDEINFGLSVDEAMNNLLRRIDSLDLKLFVVSVHIQRESGGNLTELVTCIATLIRERFKLAGKIRTLSAEGKLSAIILVCLPFAVGLIIYVLNPGYISVLWTKELGKIMLLGAGISMAKGIFWIRRMVNIQV; translated from the coding sequence ATGGCCTGGCTGGCGCTGGCTCTTGGGATCGCGGCGGTGTTCCTGATCGTGAACGCTCTCATCGGGCTCCTCTTTCCGACGAACGAGGCCCGCGACGAGGCCAAGGAGCGGCTCGACCGCCTGGCGGCCCAGGGGCTCGGTCCCGTCTCCGCCGGCATCCTGCGCCAGAGTTCGCGCGGCAACGACAAGAGCCTGTTCGAGCGCCTGGCCCAGGCCGCGGACATCTCGGAGATGGTCCGCCGCGCCGGACTCAAGACGTCGGGCGGCACCATCGTCCTCGCGGCCGCGGTCGCGGGACTCCTTTTCTACATCCTGGGACTGCTGCTCCTGAACGGCCTGGTCGCCTTTCTCCTGGCCCCCGTGGGAGCGCTGCTGCCGTATTTCTGGCTCAAGCGCCGGGTCACCGCCCGCATGAAGAAGTTCGAGCGCCAGCTGCCGGATGCCTTGGACCTCGTGGGGCGCGCGCTCATGGCCGGACACGCCTTCACCGGCTCGTTGCGCATGATCGCGGACGAGTGCGACGATCCCATCGGCCCGGAATTCGCCAAGACGCTCGACGAGATCAACTTCGGCCTGTCCGTGGACGAGGCCATGAACAACCTCCTGCGCCGCATCGACTCCCTCGACCTCAAGCTCTTCGTGGTCTCCGTGCACATCCAGCGCGAGTCCGGCGGCAACCTGACCGAGCTCGTGACCTGCATCGCCACGCTGATCCGCGAACGCTTCAAGCTCGCAGGCAAGATCCGCACCCTCTCGGCCGAGGGCAAGCTTTCGGCCATCATCCTCGTCTGCCTGCCCTTCGCCGTGGGACTCATCATCTACGTTCTGAACCCGGGCTACATAAGCGTCCTGTGGACCAAGGAGCTCGGCAAGATCATGCTCCTGGGCGCGGGCATAAGCATGGCCAAGGGCATCTTCTGGATCCGCCGCATGGTCAACATCCAGGTCTAG